GTCCGGTGAACATCCGCGCGTCATGGCCTGCTGGCCATAATCGGGCACAGGCGCACACCTGCCGAACGGCGGAGCTGACCATGGTGGAAATGCGCGTCGCCGGCATCGCCCTCGATGCAGCCAGCCGCAGCCCGATCGTGCTGCTGCGCGATCCCTCCGGCCGCCGCCAGGTGCCGATCTGGATCGATCAGGCACAGGCCCAGAACATCCTGGCCGGCCTCGGACAGGACACGCCGCCGCGCCCCCTGAGCCACGACCTGATGGTGGCGCTGCTGGAGGCCGGTGGCCTGCGGCTCGAGCGGGTGGTCATCCATGCCATCGAGGACAACACCTTCCGTGCCGCCCTGAAGCTGCGCAGCGGCGAGAACGGCAAGGAGCGCAGCCTGGAGCTCGATGCGCGCCCCAGCGATGCCATCGCCCTGGCGGTGCGCACCGACAGTCCGATCTGGATGCTGGAGGAGGTGGTGGCCGACGCCTCGATTCCGGTGGACGCCGAAGCGGACGCCGCCGACCAGGAGCACTTCCGCCGCTTCCTCGACAAGGTGAGCCCGGCCGACCTGGTGCGCCACCTCTCCCAGGCTCGGCCCGAGGATCCGGACGCCGCCGCCGAGGAGGGGAAGAACAACAACGAGGACAACGAAGACGAGGACCAGCAGGACAACAGGGCCGACCCGGATGCCGACACGCCCCGTGAGCCCGGCTAGGCGTCCTTTCGGGGACGGACCGCCGGTTTCGGCCTTCACCCTCGGCACGATGCGGGCGCTGGAGAGCCCGGCCCAGATGGAGGCGGTGCTGCGGGCGGCCCTGGGCGCCGGCATCAACCATCTGGAAACCGCACCGGCCTATGGCCCGGCCGAACCGTTCCTGGGGCAGGCCTTGCGCCACCTGCAGCGCGAGGGCCTGGAGCCGGAGGGTGGCTGGCTGATCACCAGCAAGATCCTGCCCGGCTGTGATCTGCCCAGCGGCCAGGAGCAGCTGCGGGCCAGCCTGCGGCGGCTGGGAGTGCCCCGGCTGCACGGGCTGGCGGTGCATGGGCTCAACACCCCGGAGCACCTGGCCTGGGTGCAGCACGGCCCCGGGGGCGAGCTGCTGCGCTGGGCCCTGGACAACACCCTGGTGAGCCAGGTGGGCTTCACCAGCCACGGCAGTCCCGGCCTGATCGCCGAGGCCCTGGCCACGGGGCGTTTCCGCTTCTGCGCCCTGCACGTGCATCTGTTCGACCAGACCTGCCTGCCCGTGGCCCGCTCCGCCCTGGAGCGCGGCATCGGGGTGCTGGCCATCTCCCCGGCCGACAAGGGCGGCCGGCTCTACGACCCGCCCCCCGAGCTGCTGGCTGACTGTGCCCCGTTCCATCCGCTGGAGCTGGCCTACCGCTTCCTGCTGGAGCAGGGCATCTCCACCCTGAGCCTGGGCGCCGCCATGCCGGCGGATCTGGTCTGGGCGGAGCGGTGGGATGGGGGCGCGCTCGCCTCCGACGGCAGCAACCGGGCAGCGCTGGAGGAGGCGCTGGAGCGGCTGCGCCAGGCGGCAGCGGAACGGCTGGGCGGCGAGCGCTGCGGACAGTGCCACGCCTGCCTGCCCTGCCCCAGCGGCGTGCCCATCCCGGCGCTGCTGCGGCTGCGCAACCTGGCCGTGGGCCACGGCATGGTGGGCTACGCCGAGGAGCGCTACAACCTGATCGGCCGGGCCGGCCACTGGTGGGAAACGCGCAATGCCGCGGCGTGCAACACCTGCGGCGCCTGCCTGCCGCGCTGTCCCCACGAGCTGGCCATTCCCGCCCTGCTTGCCGACACCCACCGCCGCCTGGCCGCAGCACCGCGCCGGCGCCTCTGGGGCTGAACCTCAGCCAGCGGGCGAAGGAGCCGCCGCATCCCAGCGGCTCTGCAGCGCCAGGGCGGCGGCGGCATCGAGCGGCGGCAGGCTCCAGCAGCGCTCCAGCACCCCGGGCTCCGGCAGCAGCAGGCGGGCCACGGGGGCCGGGAAGCGCGCCACGAGCGGCTGCAGCACGCGGCGCGGCAGGGGCGGCACCCAGCCGGCCCTCAGCAGGGTGTCGAGCAACGGCCCCTCCAGCACCTCGGCCAGCCAGGCGAGGGGCAGGGGCTCCGTGGCTCCGGCGGGCCGCAGCAGCATCTGCCAGGTGAGGGGAGCTCCGCTGGCGGGGAGCACCACCGCCAGGCGCTGGTCACGGCGCAGCAGGGGAACGAGGCGGCGCAGGGGCAGCACCGCCGCCTCGGCGTTGCCGCTGAGCACCAGGTTGAGCCCATCGCGATCGTCATGGGCCAGGGCCTGCAACCGCAGGGCCCTGAGCCTGGCGGGGTCCTCCCCCACCAGGGCCATGCAGACCCGCGGACTGGATGGCAGCACCAGCCGCTGGCGCAGGCTGGGATCGAGCAGCAGCCCCCAACCCTCGGAGCCCCGCCGGACCAGATCCGGACGGGAGCGCAGCAGGATCACCCAGGGAGAGAAGGCCCAGGGGAAGGCCACCGGCGGGGTGGCTTCGGGGCCGAACAGCCGGCTGGCCGGCTTCGCCGCCTCCGCCAGCCGCTCCAGCAGCCGGGGGGCCCCGAGGGGCTGCCAGAGCCCGGCGGCGGCAGCACCGGCCCAGCCATCGCTGAGCCCCACCAACGCCGGCGGGCCCGGATCCGCCGCGGCCGCCAGCACGGCCGCGGGCTGATCCAGCGGCCGCGCCCGCCAACCGGCCGGCAGGGCCTTGAACCAGGGGGTGGGGAGGGTGCCGCTGGCGAAGGCCAGGGTTGCCCGGGCGGAGGCTCTGCAGCCCCCGAGCAGGGGCGGCACACCCACCGCCATGCCCGCGGCGAGGCCCAGCCGCAGCAGCCGGCGGCGGGAGAGGGTCACGGGGGTGAAGACCATGGGGCGACCCTAGGCACCGAGCAGCTGGCGGCAGGCCCTGTCACAGGCCTGGGCCAGGGCCTCCGGGCTGCGGCCGAGGCGTTGCCAGAGCAGGGCGAAGCCCCCGGCACCCACGCCCTCCTTCACGTAGCCCCGCTCGTAGTCGCGCAGGGCGGCGCTGCCGCAGGCCGAGAACCGCAGCGCCGCCACCTCCAGCCGTGGCGCAACACCCCAGTGGGAACCGATGCGGCGCAACAGCAGGGTCAGGTCACTGCCGGCTTCATCGGCCACCCAGGCCGTGGTGGCCACCGTGATCCGCTCCACCAGGCTGCGTCGTTCCCCTGCGGGCGCCAGCGCCAGCACCACGGCCAGCACGGCGGCCATCTGGCTGCCGCCCGCCAGCAGCACCGTGCCGCCCCGGCGGGCCAGCGTCAGGGCCAGGCCGGCGGCCAGCGGCTGCATCGGATCGC
This sequence is a window from Cyanobium sp. PCC 7001. Protein-coding genes within it:
- a CDS encoding aldo/keto reductase codes for the protein MSPARRPFGDGPPVSAFTLGTMRALESPAQMEAVLRAALGAGINHLETAPAYGPAEPFLGQALRHLQREGLEPEGGWLITSKILPGCDLPSGQEQLRASLRRLGVPRLHGLAVHGLNTPEHLAWVQHGPGGELLRWALDNTLVSQVGFTSHGSPGLIAEALATGRFRFCALHVHLFDQTCLPVARSALERGIGVLAISPADKGGRLYDPPPELLADCAPFHPLELAYRFLLEQGISTLSLGAAMPADLVWAERWDGGALASDGSNRAALEEALERLRQAAAERLGGERCGQCHACLPCPSGVPIPALLRLRNLAVGHGMVGYAEERYNLIGRAGHWWETRNAAACNTCGACLPRCPHELAIPALLADTHRRLAAAPRRRLWG
- a CDS encoding bifunctional nuclease family protein → MVEMRVAGIALDAASRSPIVLLRDPSGRRQVPIWIDQAQAQNILAGLGQDTPPRPLSHDLMVALLEAGGLRLERVVIHAIEDNTFRAALKLRSGENGKERSLELDARPSDAIALAVRTDSPIWMLEEVVADASIPVDAEADAADQEHFRRFLDKVSPADLVRHLSQARPEDPDAAAEEGKNNNEDNEDEDQQDNRADPDADTPREPG